The Nocardia vinacea genome contains the following window.
GAACGCACAACTGATACACGACACGTTGAGCAGACTGCTCAATTTGAAGCTCGTATGATGGGCACGCGCTATGCAGGATGCGAGGTGAAATGTGACTCCGGCCACGCGAGCCGGAATGAATTGCATCACGCCAACGGAGTCACCCGGCAAGTTCGTCCGTGCCAGGCGAGCTCCCGCACCAGCCGAGTCCGGGGCCGCCAGGTAAAGTTCGCGGCTCGCCAGGTGAGTTCATGCGTGCTGGGGGACTCGTGTGCGCCAAGCGAATTCGCGCACCGAGCGAGGTTCGGCGGGCCGGGTGCATTCGTGCGGGCAGCGCGAGTTCATGCGGAGCAGGTGAGTTCGCGACCCCGGCACCCCTTGTGGTTAGAAGGCAGGGTTTCCGATACTCCCATCACGGTGTGCGGGAGGCTGCGCCGCATCCGCAGGGGCGTCGCCGTGGTGGCAGGGAGTCACACCTGCCGGATTTCAGGTACCTCACGGGTGTGGAAGGCGCGGTGCAGCACCATCTGTGGGGTCGCCGCCGTGGTGGCCGGGAGTTACAACCAGGCGGCTACGCCGCCGTGGTGGGAGCAGGTGCCCGAGCGGTGTTGGCTGTAGCTATAGGTGCCGTCGGTGCAGCGCGCGGTGGCTCCGGGCGGGGCGGCGGGAGCGGACTGGGGCCGGTGGACACATTGGTTGTCCGAGTTGAGGTATGAGTCGTTGCCGCAGGTCTGCTGGGATTGTGCGAGTGGGGCGGCTGCTACGGGCGGTTGGTATGTGGTGGGTGGTGCCGAGCCGATCGGCGCGGGCGGTACGGGTGCAGCCGCAGGTGGTGCCACCGAGGTGGTCGGCGGTGCGGTCGGCGGAGCTGCGGTGGTCGTGGTTGGCTGCGGCGACGTTGTCGCAACCGGTGTCGAGGTGACCTTGGACGTGGTGATCGACGCCGTCGTGGCGCTGAGCCCGGGGCCGCTCGATTGCGGCGCGCAGCCGCTGAGCAGCAGTGTGAGCGCACCCGCGAATGCGAGTCCGGTGCCGACGAAGGTGTTGAAGCGGTTACTCATGTTCCCCTACCGAGAAGCTGCCAGGCCGGACTGAAGAGTTGGGTGCCTGGACTACTCGCTCAATCGGCCTGGCATACATCCCGTTACCGACACTCCCGGCGACTCGCCGCAGAGCGCCCTCGACGAAAAAAGGTCCAGGCCAGTCGGTTTGTAACCGGCCGACCTGGACCATCAGTGGCAGGGGCAGGATTCGAACCTGCGACCTCTGGATTATGAGCCCAGCGAGCTACCTAGCTGCTCCACCCCGCGTCGTACGAGCAACGTTACGTCGATGCCGGTGGTCCGCGCGAGCGATTATTCGCTCTGCCCCACATGCGTGAGCGGCGTGCAAAGCCCGTGCCTTGCGCTATTCGGCGCGGCCACCGTTCTCCGCGACGGCATCGCCGAGGCACGTGTCGGAAGGCAGGACAGGTTGTGGCTCAGCCGAATTGGATGCCCTGGGCAAGTGGCAACCGATCGGAGTAGTTGACGGTGTTGGTCGCCCGCCGCATGTATGCCTGCCACGAGTCCGACCCGGATTCCCGCCCGCCGCCGGTCTGCTTCTCCCCGCCGAAGGCGCCGCCGATCTCCGCGCCGGAGGTGCCGATATTGACGTTGGCGATGCCGCAGTCGGAGCCGTCGGCGGCGAGGAAGCGTTCCGCCTCGCGCTGGTCGGCGGTGAAGACGGCCGAGGAAAGGCCTTGCGGAACACCGTTGTGCAGGTCGATGGCGGCGTCGAAGTCGCGGTAGGTGAGCACGTACAGGATCGGTGCGAAGGTTTCCTCGCGGACCACGGCGGTCTGGGCGGGCATGCGCACGATCGCGGGGCGCACGTAAAAGGCGTCGTCGCCGAAGCCATCGACTCGCTCACCGCCGCAGACCAATTCGCCGCCGTCGGCAAGTGCACGATCGATCGCCGCACGCATCCCTTCGTAGGCACGGCCGTTGACCAGCGGGCCGACGAGCACGCCGTCGTCGAGCGGATTGCCAACGCGCAGTTGTCGATATGCCCCGGCCACGCGATCCAGCAGCGGACCGACGACATCGGCGTGCACGATCAACCGACGCAAGGTCGTACAGCGCTGTCCGGCCGTACCCGCCGCCGCGAATACGATGCCGCGCGCCGCCAGCTCCAGATCCGCTGTGGGCGTGACGATCGCGCCGTTGTTACCGCCCAACTCCAGCAGACATCGCCCGAACCGAGCGGCCACCCGCGGCGCCACCGTACGGCCCATCCGGACCGAACCAGTCGCGCTCACCAGCGCCACCCGCTCGTCCTCGACCAGCCGAGACCCGACCTCCGCGCCACCTTGAATCAGTTGATGCACTTCGGGATCCGCGCCGACATCGGCCGCCGCGCGGCGCAGGAGCGTATGGCAGGCCAGCGCCGTCAGCGGTGTCGTATCCGACGGCTTCCACACCACCGTGTCACCGCAGACCAGCGCCAGGGCGGTATTCCACGCCCACACCGCGACCGGGAAGTTGAATGCCGAGATAACCCCGACCACGCCGAGCGGATGCCAGGTCTCCATCAGCCGATGTCCGGGTCGCTCCGAGGGCATGGTCTTGCCATAGAGCTGGCGCGACAGTCCGATCGCGAATTCGCAGATATCGATCATCTCCTGCACCTCGCCGACGGCCTCCGCGCCGATCTTCCCCGCCTCCAGGGTGACCAATTCGCCGAGTTCGGCCTTGTGCGCGGTGAGCAGTTCGGCCAGTCGTCGCACCACCCCCGCCCGCACCGGCGCGGGTACGGTGCGCCAGCCGCGGAAGGCTGCCGCCGCCCGCCCGATCGCCGCGTCCGCATCGTCGCGGGAATCGGCGGGCAGGGTCATGAGCGTGCCACCGGTGATCGGCGTCCGTGCAGGCAGCTCGCCCGCGACCGGTGTCGGCGCGCCAAGTGTGTGCAGTAGTTCGGCCGCGCGGGCTGCCAGGTCCTTGGTCAGGTGGTCGTCGAGTGTGTCTGTCATCGGTTGCTCCGCTTTAGCTTTGGGTCGGCGAACAATATCGGATGGGTACGGTCCGTTAACGAGCAAAAGTTTTCGCCACGAGTAGCCTCCGCTGGGTTAGCCTTCGCTGATGGCGGATACACCGGCAAGACCCGTACTCGATGACATCGATCGCCTGCTGATTCGTGAACTGATGGCCGATGGTCGCGCCACCCTGTCGAATCTGGCCGAAAAGGCGAGCTTATCGGTGTCTGCTGTGCAATCGCGGGTCCGCAGACTAGAGGCGCGCGGGGTGATCCGTGGCTATACCGCACATGTCGATCCAGAGGCGCTCGGGCAGCTGTTGTCGGCATTCGTCGCCATCACTCCTCTCGACCCCTCGCAACCCGATGACGCGCCTGCCGTGCTGCAACATATCCCGGGGATCGAGGCATGCCACTCGGTCGCCGGTGACGAGAGTTACGTGTTGCTGGTGCGGGTGGCCTCTCCTCGGCACCTCGAGCAGTTGCTACAGGAGATCAGGGCGACCGCCAACGTGCGAACTCGAAGCACCATCATCTTGCAGACATTCTACGACAGGTAGCCTCTGACCGTAATTAATCCGTTATTCCGTAGAACTTTCGTAAAGATTTACGTACCCTACGGGTGTGACCATCGAACTGGAGCGCACCCGCGCGGGGAGTGGCACTGCACCGGTCACCCCCGCCTCCCGGGTACACGAGATCCTGTCGGCGCACATCCTCGCCGACGGATTCGACCTGGTGCTGGATCTACGGAAATCCCGTGGCTGCCTGATCGTCGATGAACGAGACGGCAGCTCCTATCTCGATATGTTCGGCTTCTTCGCCTCGAATGCCCTCGGCATGAATCATCCCGCCTTGGCCGACGACGAAGAGTTCCGCGCCGAACTGAGCGTCGCGGCGCTCAACAAGCCGAGCAACTCCGATATGTACACCGTCGAGATGGCCCGCTTCGTCGACACGTTCTTCCGGGTGCTGGGCGATCCCCGGCTACCGCACCTGTTCTTCATCGACGGCGGCGGACTGGCGGTGGAGAACGCGCTCAAGGTCGCGTTCGACTGGAAGAGCAGGCATAACGAATCCCACGGGCGCGCACCGGAACTCGGCACCAAGGTGCTGCATCTGACCGGAGCGTTCCACGGCCGCACCGGCTACACCATGTCACTGACCAACACCGACCCGGTGAAGACGGCCCGCTTCCCCAAATTCGATTGGCCGCGCATCGATGCGCCGTTCCTGGCCGACGGTGTCGATATCGACGCCGCAGAAGCACACGCACTCGACCAGGCGCGCCGCGCCTTCGCCGAAAACCCGCACGACATAGCGTGTTTCATCGCCGAGCCGATCCAGGGCGAGGGCGGCGACCGTCATCTGCGTCCGGAGTTCCTGCAGGCCGTACAGCTACTCTGTCACGAGAACGACGCGCTGTTCATTCTCGACGAGGTACAAACCGGTGTCGGTATGACCGGAACCACTTGGGCCTACCAACAACTCGGGCTCGAGCCCGATATTGTCGCGTTCGGCAAGAAGACCCAGGTCTGCGGCATCATGGCGGGCGGGCGCGTGGACGAGGTGCCCGACAACGTCTTCGTGGTCAGCTCTCGGCTCAATTCCACCTGGGGCGGCAATCTCACCGATATGGTGCGGGCCCGGCGCATCCTCGAGGTGTTCGAGCGCGATGAGCTGATCGAGCGGTCACGGCCGCTCGGCGCGCATCTGCTGCGGCGTCTGGAACAGCTTGCGGCCGACCATCCTCGGGTTACCGAACCGCGCGGACGCGGGCTGATGTGCGCCATCACACTGGCCTCGGCCGAACTGCGGGACGAGGTGCTGACCACGCTGCGGGAACGCGAGCATGTGCTGATTCTCGGCACCGGCGAACGCGGCATCCGCTTCCGGCCGCCGCTCACCGTTACCGAATCGGAGCTGGACACCGTGGTCGACGCGCTCGATCGGGTACTCGACGACGCCGGATAGTTATCCGACCGCAAACGGAAATTTGACTGTCCGAGTACGTATTTCCGGATGATTCGGGCAATCCGTTGCGCCCTGGCACGGATTGCAGTGGAATCCGGGCGGCAGCGCCTAGGCTTCGCACCCATGTCATCTCGTCTTCACCACCTCCTGGCACGGTGCAGCGCGTGAACCGACAGCGCAATCACCGAAGCTGCGCACCACTGCTCGCCTCGCTGACCGTCCTCGTGACGGTCGCGGGGTGCGCCCCGAGCGAGGCCGGATCGGTGGGTGTGACGACTCCGCCGCCCACCACGGTCGCCGCCACGCCCAGCGCGGCACCGCCGCATCTGGAGAATCTGCTACCCGGCATGCCGCCGCCGTTGTCGCCGGCCGACGTCTATGCCGCGAACCGGGAGTTGAGTCCGGCGGTGGCCGATCATCGGCCCCTGGTCTACGTGCCGAACAGCGAATCGCATTCGGTTTCGGTGATCGACCCGGCAACCTTCCGGGTGATCGATAATTTCCCGGCCGGTGGTCGGGAACCCCAGCATGTGGTGCCGTCCTATGACATGCAGACGCTGTATGTCACCAATGATCTGCCGATCGGCGGGGGCACCCTGCTGCCGATCGATCCGCGTACCGGCAAACCCGGCGAGCCCTTCCCAGTGCGCGACCCCTACAACATGTACTACACGCCGGATGGCCGATACGCGCTGGTCGTCGCCGAGGCGGATAAGTCGCTGGATTTCTACGATCCGCACACCTGGCAGAAGATGCACGCTCTCGCGGTGCCCGACTGCGCGGGCGTGGACCATATGGACTTCACCGCCGACGGTCGATTCGCCCTGGCCAGTTGTGAATTCATCGGCCGGATGCTGGTTTTCGATGTGGCCGAGCGCAAGGTGGTCAAGATGATCGACCTGCCGGGCGGTCGTGGTGGCAAGCCGCAGGACGTCAAGCTGTCCCCGGACGGGCGCACCTTCTTCGTCGCCGATATGGTCGCGGACGGCATCTACACCATTGACGCATCATCCTGGGAGAACACAGGTTTCGTGCCGACCGGTAAAGGCACGCATGGCCTGTATGTCACTCGCGACTCCAAACAGATGCTCATCACCAACCGGCACGAGGGCAGCATTTCCGTCTGGGATTTCGCCGCGAATGCGCTGGTGCACAAGTGGTTCATACCAGGCGGCGGCAGTCCGGATATGGGCAACCTCTCCGCGGACGGGCGCGTTTTCTGGGTGTCGGGTCGACACCACGGTGAGGTGTACGCCATCGATATCGAGAACTGGAACCTGTTGGCGCGCATACCCGTTGGGCGTGGGTCGCACGGACTCACCATCTGGCCACAGCCGGGCCGCTACTCCACCGGGCACACCGGTGTGATGCGCTGAGTCGGCTTCTGGCTCAAGGGAGTCGGAGGCCGAGGCCGCCCTCTACGAAGCGCCGGACCGCGGTGGTGCCGGTTTCGAGGGCGGGCTCGTAACCGGGGCGGGCCCAGCCGGTGAGTTCGGCGGTGTTGCCGGCACCGGGCGTCACGACGATTTCGGCGACCAGTTCGGCGGTGGTGGGTTCGCAGACGGCCCAGGAGAAGTGGGATTCGTCATCCCACTGCTCGGTGCGAAGGGTGACGTAATTCGGATCGGTGATACCGCCGTCGGCGAGGGCGGGGCGGTCATCGATCCGGTCGTCGGCGCGCAGGGCGCGCAGGTACCAGGTGCCCGCATTGATTTCGATGGGCTCCATCAGTCCTCCAGTTCCCGGCGGCGGCGATGGTCGCGTGGGCGGCGGCGTTGGTGCTCGTGCCGCCCGCCGAACAGCAGTGCGCCCGCGAGCGGGATGGCGAGGAACCAGAGCCAGCTGCCGGTGACGAAGAAGAGGATGACGGCGAGGATCGGGATCACCGCCATTACCCGCTCCGGCCATTCGTCGAGGAACCCGGAGTCGCGCTTGGCGGGCGCCGCGACGACAGGGGCGGGTTCGGGCAGGTCGACGAAGACTTTGTCCAGGTCGCCACGGGTCATCGCGGCCGCGACCACGGCACTGCGCTCGTCGAACTCGGCCACGCTGAGCCGCCCGGCGGCGAAATGATCGGACAGGCGCTGCATCGCTTGCTCACGCTCCGCGGTGCCGATGCGAATCTCGGGCAGGTCACTCATAACAGCAAGGCTAGCGGCTTTCACTGAATGTTCTCGTGCTGCCGCATCGACCCCACACTGATCGAATTCTGCGGCGCTGAGCGGGCTGGTTGCGTCATGATCGCCCTTGCCGCCGGATCAGATTCGCGGATTCTGTGATGGCGGTGTGGATTTCGGGTAGCTAAAAGACGAACGGAAGGTAGTAGGAGGTTCGACATGGGCAAGACGTGGTTCGGCCACTACCGCCTCGATCGGTTGCTCGGCACCGGTGGGACCGGGCAGGTCTGGCTCGCTCGGGACACCGTCGCCGACCGTGCCGTCGCCCTGAAGGTGCTGGCCTGCTCGCACGCCGCAGATCCGACCTGCCGACTGCGGTTCACCAGGGAGGCCCGCCTGGCGGCCCAGGCCCCGGGACCGCACCGGGTTCCGGTCCACACCTTCGGCGAACTCGACGGCCGCCTCTATATCGATATGGAGTTCATCGAGGGCACCGATGTCAGCGCATTGCTGCGGGACGCCGGGCCGCTGGATCCCGCGCGTGCCGTCGTGATCATCGCGCAGACCGCGATGGCGCTCGATGCCATGCACCGGGTCGGCCTGGTGCACCGCGACGTCAAACCGTCCAACATCATGGTGGGCCCGACCGGTTTCGTCCATCTGATCGACTTCGGCATCGCACATCGCATTGATCAGCCCGCGATCACGGCCCACGGCAATGTGGTCGGCACCCTGGCATATATGGCACCGGAACGCTTCGACGGTGTCGCCGACGCGCCCGCGGACCAATACTCACTGGCCTGCGTTCTGTACGAATGCCTCACCGGCCAAAGGCCTTTCGGCAATGTCGACTCGCCGCAGCAACTGCGCGCCCACCTGCTGACCGCCCCACCCAGCGCCACCACCCTGAACCCCGCCGTACCCGCGGCCCTGGACGCCGTCATCACCCGCGCCATGGCCAAGGACCCCAGCCAACGCTATTCCAGCGCAGGCGAATTCGCCTGCGCAGCGTATGCCGCGGTGACCGGCCGCGAGCCCTCGACAGTCGAGATCGCCGCGGCAACTGTGCCGACAAACCATGGCCTGCCCGAGCCATGGCGTACGGCCGAGACGCTTGGCGCCGGTGCCGGGTCACGCGTCGCCGAGTCCGCCGGTGAGCCGATGCGGGCCGGCGGAGTCGAACAGATGCAGGTCGCTGAGTCTGCGGCTGCCTCGATGTGGGCCTTTGGGTCCGCAGGGGAGCAGGTGCGAGATGCAGGGTCTGCGCATGCTGCGATACAGGGCGTCCCGTCCGAGGGCGCGGAGATTCGGGCCGCTCGACCTGCCTATGAGCTGATGCGAGGCGGCTCTTCTGAAGGGGCGAGGGTGGGGGAGGCTCAACCTGTGCGTGATTCGAAGTGGGGCGGCCGGTTTAGGGGTCAGCCGGTGCGGGGCGGGGCGGCCGCAGCTGAGCGGACGCGGGATGTTGGGACTTCGGGTGAGTCGACGTGGATTGGTGGGGAGTCGGGGCGAGATGTTGAATTGTGGGGGGAGGGTGACGGTTGGTTGGGAGTCGGGCCGGGGCATGCGGCTGTTGCTATTGCTGCGTTGGTTGCTGTGATCGGGTTGGCATTGTGGTTGGGGCGGCCCGGGGGCGAAACGAGTTCTGCGGCGCCGTCGGCTACTCGGACTACGCCGGCTGTTCCCGGATCGCTGGTGCCGGACGAATCGGCGCAGGCTGCTTCGCCGAATGTGCTGATTCCGGGTCTCGGGCAGCTGTGCAATCCGGATGTCGACGGCAATGCCGTCGCGGCGGACGGCACCCCGCTCGTATGTCGCACCGTAGATGGCGGCATCGCGAATTGGGTACCTGCGCAGCCCTTCGGGGAGATACCCGACGGCCAGCAGTCGGAGCCTACGGTCGTCGGCAATGGAAATCCGCATGGGAACAGCTCGGCTAATGGCAACGATAAGCCGAACAAGGGCAAGCCCGGTCACGGTGGCCGTGCCAAGCCAGGCAAGTAAGGTTTGCCGAGTGGTACACCTCCGAGTCTGCGGCTGTCGTGTCGCTAATTGAGTAGGACTACGTAGGGGAGCTCACACTGTTCGAGGGTGGATGGCGGGGTTAGGGTCGGGGATAGGTTCGGGCGATGCGGTTTCGATCGGGTTGCCGCCCCACTCCGCAACGGCGCGGCCACCGGGAGGTCAGTGATGGGGGAACAGTTCGGGAAGTACCGGCTCGACCGTTTGCTCGGGCGGGGCGGGATGGGGGCGGTATGGCTGGCGCATGACAGCGAAACCGGGCGCACGGTAGCGCTGAAGGTGTTGGCGGAGCAGGTGGCCGCCGATGCGGACTATCGAAAGCGGTTCCAGCGGGAGGCGCGGCTCGGATCGAGTCTGCGGCATCCGCATATCGTGCCGATTCACGGTTTCGGGGAACTCGACGGCCGGTTGTACATCGATATGGAGTACATCGATGGCATCGACCTGGCCGAAATGCTGACCAGGGTGGGCACTTTGACACCCACCGCGGCCGTCGACTTCGTGACGCAGGCGGCCTCGGGTCTGGATGCGGCGCATCGAGCCGGGCTGATCCATCGTGAC
Protein-coding sequences here:
- a CDS encoding DUF3761 domain-containing protein — its product is MGSAPPTTYQPPVAAAPLAQSQQTCGNDSYLNSDNQCVHRPQSAPAAPPGATARCTDGTYSYSQHRSGTCSHHGGVAAWL
- a CDS encoding aldehyde dehydrogenase family protein, with protein sequence MTDTLDDHLTKDLAARAAELLHTLGAPTPVAGELPARTPITGGTLMTLPADSRDDADAAIGRAAAAFRGWRTVPAPVRAGVVRRLAELLTAHKAELGELVTLEAGKIGAEAVGEVQEMIDICEFAIGLSRQLYGKTMPSERPGHRLMETWHPLGVVGVISAFNFPVAVWAWNTALALVCGDTVVWKPSDTTPLTALACHTLLRRAAADVGADPEVHQLIQGGAEVGSRLVEDERVALVSATGSVRMGRTVAPRVAARFGRCLLELGGNNGAIVTPTADLELAARGIVFAAAGTAGQRCTTLRRLIVHADVVGPLLDRVAGAYRQLRVGNPLDDGVLVGPLVNGRAYEGMRAAIDRALADGGELVCGGERVDGFGDDAFYVRPAIVRMPAQTAVVREETFAPILYVLTYRDFDAAIDLHNGVPQGLSSAVFTADQREAERFLAADGSDCGIANVNIGTSGAEIGGAFGGEKQTGGGRESGSDSWQAYMRRATNTVNYSDRLPLAQGIQFG
- a CDS encoding Lrp/AsnC family transcriptional regulator; the protein is MADTPARPVLDDIDRLLIRELMADGRATLSNLAEKASLSVSAVQSRVRRLEARGVIRGYTAHVDPEALGQLLSAFVAITPLDPSQPDDAPAVLQHIPGIEACHSVAGDESYVLLVRVASPRHLEQLLQEIRATANVRTRSTIILQTFYDR
- the lat gene encoding L-lysine 6-transaminase, with translation MTIELERTRAGSGTAPVTPASRVHEILSAHILADGFDLVLDLRKSRGCLIVDERDGSSYLDMFGFFASNALGMNHPALADDEEFRAELSVAALNKPSNSDMYTVEMARFVDTFFRVLGDPRLPHLFFIDGGGLAVENALKVAFDWKSRHNESHGRAPELGTKVLHLTGAFHGRTGYTMSLTNTDPVKTARFPKFDWPRIDAPFLADGVDIDAAEAHALDQARRAFAENPHDIACFIAEPIQGEGGDRHLRPEFLQAVQLLCHENDALFILDEVQTGVGMTGTTWAYQQLGLEPDIVAFGKKTQVCGIMAGGRVDEVPDNVFVVSSRLNSTWGGNLTDMVRARRILEVFERDELIERSRPLGAHLLRRLEQLAADHPRVTEPRGRGLMCAITLASAELRDEVLTTLREREHVLILGTGERGIRFRPPLTVTESELDTVVDALDRVLDDAG
- a CDS encoding DUF1707 domain-containing protein, giving the protein MSDLPEIRIGTAEREQAMQRLSDHFAAGRLSVAEFDERSAVVAAAMTRGDLDKVFVDLPEPAPVVAAPAKRDSGFLDEWPERVMAVIPILAVILFFVTGSWLWFLAIPLAGALLFGGRHEHQRRRPRDHRRRRELED
- a CDS encoding serine/threonine-protein kinase; its protein translation is MGKTWFGHYRLDRLLGTGGTGQVWLARDTVADRAVALKVLACSHAADPTCRLRFTREARLAAQAPGPHRVPVHTFGELDGRLYIDMEFIEGTDVSALLRDAGPLDPARAVVIIAQTAMALDAMHRVGLVHRDVKPSNIMVGPTGFVHLIDFGIAHRIDQPAITAHGNVVGTLAYMAPERFDGVADAPADQYSLACVLYECLTGQRPFGNVDSPQQLRAHLLTAPPSATTLNPAVPAALDAVITRAMAKDPSQRYSSAGEFACAAYAAVTGREPSTVEIAAATVPTNHGLPEPWRTAETLGAGAGSRVAESAGEPMRAGGVEQMQVAESAAASMWAFGSAGEQVRDAGSAHAAIQGVPSEGAEIRAARPAYELMRGGSSEGARVGEAQPVRDSKWGGRFRGQPVRGGAAAAERTRDVGTSGESTWIGGESGRDVELWGEGDGWLGVGPGHAAVAIAALVAVIGLALWLGRPGGETSSAAPSATRTTPAVPGSLVPDESAQAASPNVLIPGLGQLCNPDVDGNAVAADGTPLVCRTVDGGIANWVPAQPFGEIPDGQQSEPTVVGNGNPHGNSSANGNDKPNKGKPGHGGRAKPGK